Proteins from a single region of Streptomyces sp. TN58:
- a CDS encoding spore photoproduct lyase family protein: MPAQPPAGRPGDGGQDALFGPEDIDTGQMPGARTHAGPLFRDSPTARRLLSVREIYAEPAAAASPRGRQVLARYPDAEVVPVASHWRIPDLHGNEGNVDRWVRIKTETLVLGEKKTLTTRPNGRSADWIAPGPANGCAMACAYCYVPRRKGYANPITVFTNIERTIAHLSRHVARLGPKPEANQCDPTAWVYDIGENSDCSADALISDNVADLVHAFALWPTAKASFATKFVNPDLLLLNPRGRTRVRFSLMPQSDSTLLDIRTSPVESRIAAAGDFLEAGYEVHFNLSPVVLRPGWERDWSLLLRHMDDVLPARVKDQAAAEVIMLTHNEDLHDLNLRWHPRAEDVLWRPGIQQPKTSQNGSRNVRYRNGVKAEAVAAMRALAAANAPWLRIRYAF, translated from the coding sequence ATGCCGGCCCAGCCACCCGCCGGCCGCCCCGGTGACGGGGGCCAGGACGCCCTGTTCGGTCCGGAGGACATCGACACCGGGCAGATGCCCGGTGCGCGGACGCACGCCGGACCGCTCTTCCGGGACTCCCCGACCGCGCGCCGGCTGCTGTCCGTACGGGAGATCTACGCCGAACCCGCGGCCGCGGCCTCACCGCGGGGCAGGCAGGTCCTCGCGCGCTACCCCGACGCAGAGGTCGTCCCCGTCGCCTCGCACTGGCGGATCCCGGACCTGCACGGCAACGAGGGGAACGTCGACCGCTGGGTCCGGATCAAGACCGAGACCCTGGTCCTGGGGGAGAAGAAGACACTCACCACCCGGCCCAACGGCCGCTCCGCGGACTGGATCGCCCCCGGCCCGGCCAACGGCTGCGCCATGGCCTGCGCCTACTGTTACGTCCCCCGCCGCAAGGGGTACGCCAACCCGATCACCGTCTTCACCAACATCGAACGCACCATCGCCCACCTCTCCCGGCACGTCGCGCGCCTCGGCCCCAAGCCGGAGGCCAACCAGTGCGATCCGACCGCCTGGGTCTACGACATCGGCGAGAACAGCGACTGCTCCGCCGATGCCCTGATCAGCGACAACGTGGCCGACCTGGTGCATGCCTTCGCGCTGTGGCCCACCGCCAAGGCGTCCTTCGCCACCAAGTTCGTCAACCCCGACCTGCTCCTCCTGAACCCCCGCGGCCGGACCCGTGTGCGGTTCTCCCTCATGCCGCAGAGCGACTCCACGCTGCTCGACATCCGCACCAGCCCGGTGGAGAGCCGTATCGCCGCGGCCGGAGACTTCCTGGAGGCGGGCTACGAGGTCCACTTCAACCTCTCGCCGGTGGTCCTGCGCCCGGGCTGGGAACGGGACTGGTCCCTCCTGCTCCGGCACATGGACGACGTGCTGCCGGCCCGGGTGAAGGACCAGGCGGCCGCCGAAGTGATCATGCTGACGCACAACGAGGACCTGCACGACCTCAATCTCCGCTGGCACCCGCGCGCGGAGGACGTCCTTTGGCGCCCCGGCATCCAACAGCCGAAGACCTCGCAGAACGGCAGTCGGAACGTCCGCTACCGCAACGGGGTGAAGGCCGAGGCCGTCGCGGCGATGCGCGCACTCGCCGCCGCGAACGCGCCGTGGCTGCGGATCCGGTACGCCTTCTGA
- a CDS encoding ATP-binding protein yields the protein MEQRDIPPETARPEVGAGRALPAIASVAAVCLVGALVSSSEPVGTVLVAVGALCAAAVFVEALRRGRALAARSAQIAALQHTLARQETEATRLSAVVLPEAIERLRRGEVAEEVLTSLGGRAGHGNRWGNDAALTPRFRTALQDVLAHVIDAVDNEESLRDSAQRAFVNVARRVQAIVHQQAHEMREMEDRHGRNPDVFGDLLRLDHGTALIGRLADSISVLGGARPGRQWSRAVTLYSVMRGAMSRIIDYQRVELHSVTEVAVLGPVVEPLIHTLAELLDNATRYSPPHTRVHLTAVEVQSGIAVEIEDGGLSMSEEARSRAEKMLAQAQSGIDLNDLGETPRLGLAVVGRLAQAYGFQVSLRSSAYGGVRAVVIVPQHLITTASAATGLAHGIGSSSGPRAVSATPREHPVDAPPAAVSVPRPAPAPLSGPMPAAGPASERTATGLPQRRRKDRVTTSDVRPAARPQSADDNGPGMWLEAFHSGLAGEPGQDAPGAQDSSGSATKGA from the coding sequence ATGGAGCAAAGAGACATTCCACCTGAAACGGCCCGCCCGGAGGTGGGAGCAGGCCGGGCACTGCCCGCGATCGCGTCCGTGGCAGCCGTCTGCCTGGTCGGGGCGCTTGTTTCCTCCTCCGAGCCGGTCGGCACCGTCCTGGTCGCCGTCGGCGCCCTGTGCGCCGCCGCCGTGTTCGTGGAAGCCCTGCGGCGCGGCCGCGCGCTCGCGGCCCGCAGCGCCCAGATCGCCGCCCTCCAGCACACCCTGGCCCGCCAGGAGACCGAGGCGACCCGCCTGTCCGCCGTCGTGCTCCCCGAGGCCATCGAGCGACTGCGCCGGGGCGAGGTGGCCGAGGAAGTGCTCACCTCCCTCGGCGGCCGCGCCGGACACGGCAACCGCTGGGGCAACGACGCCGCCCTCACCCCCCGCTTCAGGACCGCCCTCCAGGACGTGCTCGCGCACGTCATCGACGCCGTCGACAACGAGGAGAGCCTGCGCGACTCGGCGCAGCGGGCCTTCGTGAACGTCGCCCGCCGCGTACAGGCGATCGTCCACCAGCAGGCCCACGAGATGCGCGAGATGGAGGACCGGCACGGCCGCAACCCGGACGTGTTCGGCGACCTCCTGCGACTCGACCACGGCACCGCCCTCATCGGCAGGCTCGCCGACTCCATCTCGGTCCTCGGCGGTGCGCGCCCCGGCCGGCAGTGGAGCAGGGCCGTCACCCTCTACAGCGTGATGCGCGGCGCGATGTCGCGGATCATCGACTACCAGCGCGTGGAACTCCACTCGGTCACCGAGGTCGCCGTCCTCGGCCCCGTCGTCGAACCGCTCATCCACACCCTCGCGGAGCTGCTGGACAACGCCACCCGCTACTCCCCGCCGCACACCCGGGTCCACCTCACCGCCGTCGAGGTGCAGTCGGGTATCGCCGTGGAGATCGAGGACGGCGGCCTCAGCATGAGCGAGGAGGCCCGCTCCCGCGCCGAGAAGATGCTCGCGCAGGCACAGTCCGGCATCGACCTCAACGACCTGGGCGAGACGCCGCGGCTCGGTCTGGCCGTGGTCGGCCGGCTCGCGCAGGCGTACGGGTTCCAGGTGTCGCTGCGCTCCTCGGCGTACGGCGGCGTACGCGCCGTGGTCATCGTGCCGCAGCACCTGATCACCACCGCGTCCGCGGCGACCGGCCTCGCCCACGGCATCGGCTCCTCCTCGGGGCCCAGGGCGGTGTCCGCCACCCCGCGCGAGCACCCCGTGGACGCGCCGCCGGCCGCCGTGTCCGTCCCCCGGCCGGCTCCGGCGCCGCTGTCCGGGCCGATGCCCGCCGCCGGCCCGGCCTCCGAACGCACCGCGACGGGTCTGCCGCAGCGGCGCCGGAAGGACCGCGTCACCACCTCCGACGTCCGGCCGGCCGCGAGGCCGCAGTCGGCGGACGACAACGGTCCCGGAATGTGGCTGGAGGCGTTCCACAGCGGACTGGCCGGCGAGCCCGGCCAGGACGCACCGGGCGCACAGGACTCGTCGGGTTCAGCGACCAAAGGGGCGTAA
- a CDS encoding roadblock/LC7 domain-containing protein: MTQRSSMDWMLKDLAAGVPQTRHVIVLSADGLCVAQYGAETDTADRLAAACAGLQSLAGAVAAELPSSEGRMRLVVIEMDGGFFYLMAAGDGSYLAVLADEGVDAGLMGAQMRNLVTRMGDHLSSPPRHDGQPA, encoded by the coding sequence ATGACTCAGCGAAGCAGCATGGACTGGATGCTCAAGGACCTGGCCGCCGGAGTGCCGCAGACGCGGCACGTGATCGTACTGTCCGCGGACGGGCTCTGCGTGGCGCAGTACGGGGCCGAGACGGACACGGCCGACCGCCTGGCGGCCGCCTGCGCCGGCCTGCAGAGCCTCGCCGGAGCGGTGGCCGCCGAGCTGCCCAGCTCCGAGGGCAGAATGCGGCTGGTCGTGATCGAGATGGACGGCGGGTTCTTCTACCTGATGGCCGCCGGAGACGGCTCCTACCTCGCGGTCCTCGCCGACGAGGGTGTCGACGCGGGCCTGATGGGCGCGCAGATGCGCAACCTGGTGACCCGAATGGGGGACCACCTGAGCAGCCCGCCGCGGCATGACGGGCAGCCCGCGTGA
- a CDS encoding DUF742 domain-containing protein, producing the protein MKEPPASWEDASPERLYVITGGRSGPSTSVRLDLVTLVVAKGPPRPEMQPEQASILRMCQSPLSVAEIAAYAGLPVSVVTVLVGDLMAAQRVHVRPPIPTAQLPDLALIEAVIDGLQKL; encoded by the coding sequence GTGAAAGAGCCGCCCGCGAGCTGGGAGGACGCCAGTCCCGAACGGCTCTATGTCATCACCGGCGGACGCAGTGGCCCCTCCACCTCCGTCCGCCTGGACCTCGTGACCTTAGTGGTGGCCAAAGGGCCTCCCCGGCCCGAGATGCAACCCGAGCAGGCCTCCATCCTGCGGATGTGCCAGTCACCGCTGTCGGTGGCCGAGATCGCCGCGTACGCAGGCCTGCCCGTGAGCGTCGTCACCGTGCTGGTCGGAGACCTGATGGCCGCCCAACGCGTCCACGTCCGCCCGCCCATTCCCACCGCGCAGCTACCCGACCTTGCTCTGATCGAGGCAGTGATCGATGGACTTCAGAAGCTCTGA
- a CDS encoding GTP-binding protein produces MDFRSSDPPAGPREADILPHTAAAAVKVVIVGGFGVGKTTMVGAVSEIKPLTTEETMTRAGVGIDDTWGVARKITTTVAMDFGRISINDELVLYLFGTPGQERFWFLWRGLFEGALGAVVLLDTRRLEISFDVIGRLEERGVPFVVAVNSFPGAPEHPLEELREALDLPPAVPILVCDARRRESSRDVLLTLMRYLHSQAATQEAM; encoded by the coding sequence ATGGACTTCAGAAGCTCTGACCCGCCCGCCGGGCCGCGCGAGGCGGACATCCTGCCGCACACGGCCGCGGCGGCCGTGAAGGTCGTCATCGTCGGCGGCTTCGGTGTGGGCAAGACGACGATGGTCGGTGCGGTCAGCGAGATCAAGCCGCTGACCACCGAGGAGACGATGACCAGGGCCGGCGTCGGCATCGACGACACCTGGGGCGTCGCCCGCAAGATCACCACCACCGTCGCCATGGACTTCGGCCGCATCAGCATCAACGACGAACTCGTGCTGTACCTGTTCGGGACACCCGGCCAGGAACGCTTCTGGTTCCTGTGGCGCGGGCTGTTCGAAGGCGCGCTCGGAGCCGTCGTACTCCTCGACACCCGCCGGCTGGAGATCAGCTTCGACGTCATCGGACGGCTGGAGGAACGCGGTGTGCCCTTCGTCGTGGCCGTCAACTCCTTCCCCGGCGCGCCCGAGCACCCGCTGGAGGAGCTGCGTGAGGCCCTCGACCTGCCGCCCGCCGTCCCGATCCTCGTCTGCGACGCAAGAAGGCGGGAATCGTCCCGCGACGTCCTGCTGACCCTCATGCGCTACCTGCACTCCCAGGCAGCCACCCAGGAGGCAATGTGA
- a CDS encoding glycoside hydrolase family 64 protein: protein MLTVGAGLLLFGPPPSADAVPATIPLTIKNSSGRNEPVYIYNLGTQLASGRQGWADANGTFHPWPTGGNPPTPAPDAAIVGPAPGQTKTIRMPKFSGRVYFSYGQKLVFKLTTGGLVQPAVQNPSDPNRDILFNWSEYTLNDSGLWINSTQVDMFSAPYAVGAKTPGGTVENTGRLKPGGYNAVFGGLRSTGWGGLIQSRPDGTPLRALSPGHGIEAGGIPAGVMNDYINRVWSRYSSSTLTVTPFAHQPSTKYHGRVSGNVMNFTDGSGAVVTSFQKPDSDSVFGCYKQLDAPNDAVRGPISRTLCAGFNRSTLLTNPNQPDANSAGFYRDAVTNHYSRLMHAQMADGKAYGFAFDDVGAHESLVHEANPQEAFMTLEPFS from the coding sequence GTGCTGACCGTTGGCGCCGGTCTGCTGCTCTTCGGTCCGCCGCCGTCGGCCGATGCCGTCCCGGCGACCATCCCGCTCACCATCAAGAACAGCTCGGGCCGCAACGAGCCCGTCTACATCTACAACCTGGGCACCCAGCTCGCGTCGGGCCGACAGGGCTGGGCCGACGCGAACGGCACGTTCCACCCCTGGCCCACCGGCGGAAATCCGCCGACCCCCGCGCCCGACGCGGCGATCGTCGGCCCGGCCCCGGGGCAGACCAAGACGATCCGGATGCCCAAGTTCTCCGGACGCGTCTACTTCTCGTACGGGCAGAAGCTCGTCTTCAAGCTCACCACCGGCGGCCTGGTGCAGCCCGCCGTGCAGAACCCTTCCGACCCCAACCGCGACATCCTGTTCAACTGGTCGGAGTACACCCTCAACGACAGCGGGCTGTGGATCAACAGCACCCAGGTCGACATGTTCTCCGCCCCGTACGCGGTGGGTGCGAAGACCCCGGGCGGCACGGTCGAGAACACCGGCCGCCTCAAGCCCGGCGGCTACAACGCCGTCTTCGGCGGGCTGCGTTCGACCGGCTGGGGCGGCCTGATCCAGAGCCGTCCGGACGGCACCCCCCTGCGCGCGCTCTCGCCCGGCCACGGCATCGAGGCCGGCGGCATACCGGCCGGCGTGATGAACGACTACATCAACCGCGTCTGGAGCAGGTACAGCTCCTCCACCCTGACCGTGACGCCGTTCGCGCACCAGCCGAGCACCAAGTACCACGGCCGGGTGTCGGGCAACGTCATGAACTTCACCGACGGCTCGGGGGCGGTCGTCACGAGCTTCCAGAAGCCCGACTCCGACAGCGTCTTCGGCTGCTACAAGCAACTGGACGCCCCCAACGACGCCGTCAGAGGCCCGATCTCCCGCACCCTGTGCGCGGGCTTCAACCGCTCGACGCTCCTGACCAACCCGAACCAGCCCGACGCGAACAGTGCCGGCTTCTACCGCGACGCCGTCACCAACCACTACTCCCGCCTCATGCACGCGCAGATGGCCGACGGCAAGGCGTACGGCTTCGCCTTCGACGACGTGGGCGCCCACGAGTCGCTGGTCCACGAGGCGAACCCCCAGGAGGCCTTCATGACCCTGGAGCCGTTCAGCTAG
- a CDS encoding cytochrome P450 produces MSTTPTPPPECPAHAAATAGGLYRLHGAEAQADPLALYEKLRAEHGQVAPVLVSGDLPAWLVLGHRENLDVARTSSRFARDPRGWRDLREGRVPADTPLGPMVSWVPVCNFTDGPVHERLRAAVVESLERFDKRGIRRYVTRFANQLVDQIAAEGYADLVTAFSDQLPMLVMTQLIGAPDEHGPLLVNAARDMLQGTETALQSDRYVTTTLENLVTERKAKPARDLASWLIEHPADLTDTEVLMHLRVVLIAAYETTANLIANTLRTVLTDPRFRASLSGGHMTLPDALEQVLWDDPPINTIIGRWATGDTVLGGQQVKAGDMVLLGLAAGNADPQIRPDPSASVHGNRSHLAFSSGPHECPGQDIGRAIADTGIEVLLDRLPDLQLAVDASELQWRGTLMSRHLLSLPVQFAPRSVPAPAPQLPVEQPAGHPVHPVIPPQPAAPPAVAVTGGRRRRGVSWWRRLFGRR; encoded by the coding sequence GTGAGCACCACCCCCACCCCGCCGCCCGAGTGCCCCGCCCACGCCGCGGCGACCGCGGGCGGCCTGTACCGCCTGCACGGAGCGGAAGCCCAGGCGGACCCCCTCGCCCTGTACGAGAAGCTGCGGGCCGAGCACGGCCAGGTGGCCCCGGTCCTGGTGAGCGGAGACCTCCCGGCGTGGCTGGTCCTGGGCCACCGGGAGAACCTGGACGTCGCCCGCACGTCGTCGCGGTTCGCCCGCGATCCCCGGGGCTGGCGCGACCTGAGGGAGGGCCGGGTCCCGGCGGACACCCCGCTCGGCCCCATGGTCTCCTGGGTGCCGGTGTGCAACTTCACCGACGGCCCTGTCCACGAGCGGCTGCGCGCGGCCGTGGTCGAGTCCCTGGAACGCTTCGACAAGCGCGGCATCCGCCGCTACGTGACGCGCTTCGCCAACCAGCTCGTCGACCAGATCGCGGCCGAGGGGTACGCCGACCTGGTGACCGCCTTCTCCGACCAGCTCCCCATGCTGGTCATGACACAGCTCATCGGGGCCCCCGACGAACACGGGCCGCTGCTGGTCAACGCGGCGCGCGACATGCTCCAGGGGACGGAGACGGCCCTCCAGAGCGACCGCTACGTCACCACCACGCTGGAGAACCTGGTCACGGAGCGGAAGGCCAAGCCGGCCCGCGACCTCGCCTCCTGGCTGATCGAGCACCCCGCGGACCTCACCGACACCGAAGTGCTCATGCACCTGCGCGTCGTGCTGATCGCGGCCTACGAGACCACCGCCAACCTGATCGCCAACACGCTGCGCACCGTACTGACCGACCCGCGGTTCCGGGCAAGCCTCTCCGGGGGCCACATGACCCTGCCCGACGCCCTGGAGCAGGTCCTCTGGGACGACCCGCCGATCAACACGATCATCGGGCGCTGGGCCACCGGGGACACCGTGCTCGGCGGCCAGCAGGTGAAGGCCGGGGACATGGTCCTGCTCGGCCTGGCGGCCGGCAACGCCGATCCGCAGATCCGGCCCGACCCGTCCGCGTCCGTCCATGGCAACCGCTCCCACCTGGCCTTCAGCAGCGGCCCGCACGAGTGCCCGGGCCAGGACATCGGGCGCGCCATCGCGGACACCGGCATCGAGGTCCTGCTGGACCGGCTGCCCGACCTCCAGCTGGCCGTCGACGCGAGCGAGCTCCAGTGGCGGGGCACGCTGATGTCACGTCACCTGCTGTCCCTGCCGGTACAGTTCGCCCCGCGCTCGGTGCCCGCCCCGGCCCCGCAGCTCCCGGTGGAGCAGCCCGCCGGGCACCCCGTCCACCCGGTGATCCCGCCGCAGCCGGCGGCGCCGCCCGCGGTGGCCGTCACCGGGGGCCGCAGGCGGCGCGGTGTCAGCTGGTGGCGCCGGCTGTTCGGCCGACGCTGA
- a CDS encoding terpene synthase family protein, giving the protein MTAPPRPSRLGRGLPPFYCPLPRDLVHPDAKEVEARAVEWLDAFGLYPDPVERAWGLATHSADFSCRIIPEGDVEALLLFTEWNYWANAVDDWQDSGSDDVGTAAVVEHGARLLRTIEDPGAGLLPEGPMTRALLDLVGRTHALLTPYELRRFVEGTRDWLLGAAWRAARAEEGSMPGLNDFVAMGPLANGTRFSLTWSDVARRDRLPADVLCSPALTALTDAAGFVVSADNDLFSYDKDDHLEPREVNLVNVLARQEGCSPAEAVPLAVALRDRVMVLFLRLRDRLEHGADCELRRHLAALGHYVAGSIAWQTRAPRYASPRNRYELPVADSSFTVRFAEGPGCTGTGPPDLPALAGWWRHLRH; this is encoded by the coding sequence ATGACCGCGCCGCCACGGCCCTCACGCCTGGGCAGGGGGCTGCCGCCCTTCTACTGCCCCCTGCCGCGCGACCTCGTCCATCCCGACGCGAAGGAGGTGGAAGCCCGGGCGGTCGAGTGGCTCGACGCCTTCGGCCTGTACCCGGATCCGGTCGAGCGCGCATGGGGGCTCGCCACCCACAGCGCCGACTTCTCGTGCCGCATCATCCCCGAGGGGGACGTGGAAGCCCTCCTGCTGTTCACCGAGTGGAACTACTGGGCCAACGCCGTCGACGACTGGCAGGACTCCGGTTCCGACGATGTGGGGACGGCGGCCGTCGTCGAACATGGGGCACGGCTGCTGCGCACGATCGAGGACCCCGGGGCGGGCCTGCTGCCCGAAGGGCCCATGACCCGTGCGCTGCTGGACCTGGTCGGCCGCACCCACGCTCTGCTCACCCCCTACGAGCTGCGCAGATTCGTCGAGGGGACGCGGGACTGGCTGCTCGGGGCGGCCTGGCGCGCCGCCCGGGCGGAGGAGGGATCGATGCCGGGGCTGAACGACTTCGTCGCCATGGGCCCGCTCGCGAACGGCACGCGGTTCTCGCTGACCTGGTCGGACGTCGCCCGCCGGGACCGGCTGCCGGCGGACGTCCTGTGCTCCCCCGCCCTGACGGCCCTCACGGACGCGGCCGGTTTCGTCGTCAGCGCGGACAACGACCTGTTCTCCTACGACAAGGACGACCATCTGGAACCGCGCGAGGTGAACCTCGTCAACGTCCTCGCCCGTCAGGAGGGCTGCTCCCCGGCCGAGGCGGTACCTCTCGCCGTGGCGCTGCGCGACCGGGTGATGGTCCTCTTCCTCCGGCTGCGGGACCGGCTGGAGCACGGCGCGGACTGCGAACTGCGTCGTCATCTGGCGGCGTTGGGCCATTACGTCGCCGGCTCCATCGCGTGGCAGACCCGTGCGCCGCGGTACGCCAGCCCGCGCAACCGGTACGAACTGCCCGTGGCGGACTCCTCGTTCACGGTCCGGTTCGCAGAGGGCCCCGGCTGCACCGGGACCGGGCCGCCCGACCTGCCGGCTCTGGCCGGCTGGTGGCGGCACCTGCGGCACTGA